From the genome of Parcubacteria group bacterium CG10_big_fil_rev_8_21_14_0_10_36_14:
TAAATATGGCTGTTCGTTTGGCTTTTCTCTCCTACAAAATACCTGTACCATCTCCCCTTCTCCTTTAATGAACGTTATTAAGGCGATTTTAGCATATTTTAGCCATTTTGTCAAGAGACGGATTTAGCAATAGAGTTTTTTGTTAAAAAAAGTAATTCCGACTAAACTAGTAAGAATTACTTTGAAGAATATGGGGATATAGGGAGAGTGGCGGTTTGTGTGGCTGTTATTCGGTTGTTTTGCCGTCAAAGTCCGGTGAGTCGGCTTCGGCTTCCGCTTTAGTCGCGCGTAAGATGCCATCTTTGTGGTGCGCAGGTGAATAAATAGTATAGAGTTTTAATTCTTTATCTCCCGAAACATTTATTACGTTATGCTCCGCGCCTGCCGGAACAACTACAGCGTCGCCGTCGGCCACATCATATTCGTTTCCATCGATTATAACCTTGCCGTTCCCCGCCTCAAAGCGGAAAAATTGGTCGTTATCCGTATGGACTTCCATTCCGATTTCTTCGTTTGGAGCAAGCGCCATTAAAACTAGCTGGCTATGCTGGCCGGAATATAAAACTTTTCGGAAGTTTGTATTTTCTAAAGTCAACTTTTCAATATTGTCTTTAAATCCTTTCATATTTTTGTGAGTTATTTATTAGTTAATTATCCCCTTTTTATATGGGTATTATAGCAAAGATTGCGGGAACCGCCGCCCATTGTAGCGAAAGAAGCGAAGCGATTTCGCTACAACGTTTCGGCATATCTGATGTTTGCCGTAGCGTAGCGGAGGCAAATATGGGTGGAGGCTTTTGTATAAAAGCCGTAACCAGACATGCCGTGTTATANNNNNNNNNNNNNNNNNNNNNNNNNNNNNNNNNNNNATTAACAAATTTTATTTTTGTCTTGGCGTAGGGGCAGAGGGGGCTGGGGGTGAATGCCCAAAATTAAAAACTCCTTATCTTAGATATTTATCTGATTGTTTTTAACAACTATCGCTCCTGATTTTTTTACTACTGATTTTACAGCTAATATTTTTTCTTTAAATTCATTTGATTTTTTAGCCAGACAATCTTTGCAATCGGCACTCCACTTGATAATCATCAGTTTTGCAGCACCCTTTATAATTCCATACAAATCCTCTGGAGAAACAAATTTAGCTTTGTAATCTGTAGCTATTTCCAATCTTCTTGATTTTTCATCAAGCATGGCATAAGAAATTCCTAATCCTTTAGCTACAGAAAAAAAGTGAGTTAGCGAATTCCTTAATTTTCTAAGATCATCTGTAGTAATATGCTCCAATCTTTCTTGATTATCTTGACACCATTCGTTTTTTGGATTTAAACAAAATTCTTCTATAAAACTTTTTATATTCTCTTGATTCATTGCTTTTTTAATAATTTTTTTTTCGTCAGAGGTTTTATTTTCATAAGCAATATTAAGACAAAATAAAGTTTCTAAATTTGCAAATAATACTATCATTTCGGAACGAATAGGCCTATCTCTTTTTAATTTATCAGCCATGCTCGCAGGATGTTCTGAAAAAGTAAATTTAAAATCAATAGAGTTTTCCTTAAGTTTTCCAGCAAGCACTTCGACAAGTTTTATTGTTTCCAAGTGTTGCTTTCTTATTGACTCTAATTTTTTATCGAAATTTATAAAATTTTCTATTTCTTTTTCGATTTCTTGTAAAAAAATTATGACTTCGTGTAAATTTGGAGAAATAATAACCTTGCTACCATCGAAAATAAAATGAGTACTTTGCGATTGCATAATTATTTATGAAGCTGTTTCAAAAATTT
Proteins encoded in this window:
- a CDS encoding cupin domain-containing protein; protein product: MKGFKDNIEKLTLENTNFRKVLYSGQHSQLVLMALAPNEEIGMEVHTDNDQFFRFEAGNGKVIIDGNEYDVADGDAVVVPAGAEHNVINVSGDKELKLYTIYSPAHHKDGILRATKAEAEADSPDFDGKTTE